The Sulfuricurvum sp. genome contains a region encoding:
- the recR gene encoding recombination mediator RecR yields the protein MKRSLEKFNTLVDALQQLPSIGQKSATRLAYHLVMHDTFGALKLAHAIENAITSLKKCRSCGGISEDEICEICSDEHRNHEILCIVENAKEILMFEENGLFDGRYFVLGSIEELDIAHLRSIVQSGIKEVIFALTPSISNQGVMLYIEDKLLDCDVRFSRIAQGVPTGVSLENVDILSLIKALEDRVSI from the coding sequence ATGAAACGTTCCTTAGAGAAATTTAACACCCTTGTGGATGCATTGCAACAACTCCCCTCCATCGGTCAGAAATCGGCGACCCGTCTCGCGTACCATTTGGTAATGCACGATACGTTTGGTGCATTAAAACTCGCTCATGCTATCGAAAATGCGATTACCAGTCTCAAAAAATGCCGTTCATGCGGTGGGATTAGTGAGGATGAGATTTGCGAAATATGCAGTGATGAGCATCGTAATCATGAAATACTCTGTATTGTCGAGAATGCCAAAGAGATTTTGATGTTCGAGGAGAACGGACTTTTCGACGGTCGTTATTTTGTGCTTGGGTCTATCGAGGAGCTCGATATTGCCCATCTGCGCTCTATCGTCCAAAGCGGTATCAAAGAGGTGATTTTTGCTCTCACCCCCTCTATTTCGAACCAAGGGGTGATGCTTTACATCGAGGATAAATTACTCGATTGTGATGTTCGCTTTAGCCGTATCGCTCAGGGGGTTCCGACGGGGGTGAGTTTGGAAAATGTCGATATCCTCTCGCTTATAAAAGCGTTAGAAGATCGGGTGAGTATCTAA
- a CDS encoding bifunctional diguanylate cyclase/phosphodiesterase, with translation MFQFLHKNRIIVSIVFSFFVIFGYGFFSYENQKYNIIKSIDEKLISTAIAAQVIIGDDFIDRAQALTSISATEDMNNIIALSKFAKASGVKYIYLMILDQKKNLRFISSSGTDDEIETGKKLTRYYDIYEPNQHIFRALTTKHVVYEDFTEDAWGEFRSIYIPYTTYKGKVYVIGVDVDLSLIRSLSFNAALKEVTGALLILLSLSPILYLLKMFKKDNSILQTKIDEATKELQEINSLLQEKVCDKTNELLEQFYHDSLTNLPNRNQLKEDLQTQLINAIAIVNIDDFKEINDFFGIKAGDEILIQFANFINEYHLTYRLSGDEFALIYDKSFSLEDIVKHLELLILKIEDESFSINEQTISIRPSIGLAYGNHANLISADIALHQSKEKKIPLSLFEENEQIKTNFENNIIMANTIKYAVATGNVICHYQPIASFETNEITKYESLVRLKTKDHKIVYPNTFLKLSQKTKHYPEITRSVVKQSCEAFANRSESFSINLSISDITNPSTVNFILHSIQETKTAKRVVFEILESEGIENFDIVSHFIEQVKSMGAKIAIDDFGTGYSSFENILKLNIDYIKIDGSLIKNIDTEEKHAIVVETIIDFAKKIHVKTVAEYVCNEAVYTKCKQLGIDYAQGFHIGKPDNL, from the coding sequence TTGTTCCAATTTTTACATAAAAACAGAATCATCGTCTCCATTGTTTTTTCTTTTTTTGTCATTTTCGGATACGGGTTTTTTAGTTACGAAAATCAAAAATACAACATTATAAAATCGATTGATGAAAAGCTTATCTCTACTGCTATAGCAGCACAGGTAATTATTGGGGATGATTTCATCGATCGTGCTCAAGCACTAACCTCAATTTCTGCAACAGAAGATATGAACAATATCATTGCTCTCTCCAAATTTGCAAAAGCGTCTGGTGTTAAATACATCTATCTGATGATACTCGATCAGAAAAAAAATTTACGTTTTATCTCCAGTAGTGGCACAGATGATGAGATTGAAACAGGAAAGAAACTCACACGATATTATGATATCTATGAACCTAACCAACACATTTTTAGAGCATTGACCACCAAACATGTTGTTTATGAAGACTTCACTGAAGATGCATGGGGAGAATTTAGAAGTATTTATATTCCCTACACAACATACAAAGGAAAAGTGTATGTTATCGGAGTAGATGTTGATTTGTCCCTTATACGTTCACTATCTTTTAATGCTGCTCTCAAAGAAGTGACCGGTGCACTTCTTATTTTACTATCGCTTTCTCCGATTCTCTATCTTCTAAAAATGTTTAAAAAAGACAACTCCATCCTTCAAACAAAAATTGATGAAGCTACAAAAGAGCTACAAGAGATTAACTCCCTTCTCCAAGAAAAAGTGTGTGACAAAACCAATGAGTTGTTAGAACAATTTTATCATGACTCTCTAACCAATCTTCCAAACCGCAATCAGCTCAAAGAAGATTTACAAACACAACTGATCAACGCTATTGCCATCGTCAATATTGATGATTTCAAAGAGATAAATGATTTTTTTGGTATTAAAGCAGGAGATGAAATATTAATTCAATTTGCCAATTTTATAAATGAATATCATCTAACGTATCGCCTAAGCGGTGATGAATTTGCACTTATTTACGACAAATCATTTAGTTTAGAAGATATCGTCAAACATCTGGAATTACTGATTTTAAAAATAGAAGACGAATCGTTTAGCATTAATGAACAAACCATCAGTATTCGCCCCTCTATCGGTTTAGCTTATGGAAATCATGCAAATTTAATCTCTGCAGATATTGCCCTGCATCAGTCAAAAGAGAAAAAAATACCACTATCTCTTTTCGAAGAAAATGAGCAAATAAAAACAAATTTTGAAAATAATATCATAATGGCTAATACGATTAAATATGCTGTTGCAACCGGAAATGTTATTTGTCACTATCAGCCTATCGCCTCATTTGAGACCAATGAGATTACGAAATACGAAAGCTTAGTTCGATTAAAAACCAAAGATCATAAGATTGTTTATCCCAACACATTTCTTAAACTTTCTCAAAAAACCAAACATTACCCCGAAATCACCCGAAGTGTTGTCAAACAATCCTGTGAAGCGTTTGCCAACCGCTCCGAGAGTTTCTCTATCAATCTTTCCATTAGTGACATAACCAATCCATCTACCGTTAACTTCATTTTACACTCCATTCAAGAGACAAAGACGGCAAAAAGGGTAGTTTTTGAAATATTAGAATCAGAAGGAATTGAGAATTTTGATATCGTATCCCATTTTATTGAACAAGTGAAATCCATGGGAGCCAAAATAGCTATTGATGATTTTGGTACAGGATATTCGAGTTTCGAAAATATTTTAAAACTCAACATTGATTACATCAAAATTGACGGTTCGTTGATCAAAAATATCGATACCGAAGAGAAACATGCTATTGTCGTAGAAACGATTATCGATTTTGCGAAAAAAATTCATGTTAAAACAGTAGCTGAATACGTCTGTAATGAAGCGGTATACACAAAATGCAAACAACTCGGTATCGATTATGCCCAAGGCTTTCACATCGGAAAACCCGATAATCTTTAG
- a CDS encoding putative glycoside hydrolase: MKALAILALTLSLSWGAMTTGTVYDKATSKPIQDAIIISGNKEYRTDSNGSFSVPPASLIGVRAVGYERKFYTSGGKMYLNRFIPKALYLSSFGATSGKIMGNAKNLIRSTEINALVIDVKMDRGQIAFKTANPIANKIGAQQIILFKDMKSFIADLHKEGIYVIARIVSFKDTPFVTAYPQYGVKKDDGTLFKDKEGLYWIDASRTDAHKYIIDIAADAATAGFDEVQFDYVRFPDRKGIKFSVENTQANRVKAIAGFLEAARTRLTPYNVFVSADIFGYVSWHDADIDIGQRVDALAPFVDYLSPMLYPSGFNAGIPGYPNPVKANYEIVKNSLDKALTKSANSPLCYRPWLQAFKDYAFDRRIYGDKEIRDQIRASEDFGSCGWILWNPRNVYTGAGLIKLQRTAEKIIEKPAS, encoded by the coding sequence TTGAAAGCACTCGCAATATTGGCTCTCACTCTAAGCTTAAGCTGGGGTGCAATGACTACCGGCACCGTCTATGACAAAGCCACTTCTAAACCTATCCAAGATGCCATAATTATCTCTGGAAACAAAGAGTACCGCACCGATAGCAACGGAAGCTTTAGCGTCCCACCTGCATCACTTATCGGTGTGCGCGCTGTCGGGTATGAACGAAAATTTTATACCAGTGGCGGAAAAATGTATTTGAACCGTTTTATCCCAAAAGCGCTCTACCTATCCAGCTTCGGTGCAACCAGTGGAAAAATTATGGGAAATGCTAAAAATCTTATCCGCTCTACCGAAATCAATGCCCTCGTTATCGACGTTAAAATGGATCGCGGTCAAATCGCTTTTAAAACAGCCAACCCTATCGCTAACAAAATCGGTGCGCAACAAATCATCTTATTCAAAGATATGAAAAGCTTTATTGCAGACTTGCATAAAGAGGGGATTTACGTAATCGCGCGTATCGTCTCTTTTAAAGACACCCCATTTGTTACGGCATATCCTCAATACGGTGTTAAAAAAGATGATGGAACACTCTTTAAAGACAAAGAGGGACTTTATTGGATTGATGCTTCCCGTACCGATGCACACAAATACATAATCGATATCGCCGCTGATGCCGCAACCGCAGGATTTGATGAAGTGCAATTTGACTACGTCCGTTTCCCTGATCGCAAAGGAATCAAATTTTCGGTTGAAAACACCCAAGCAAACCGTGTAAAAGCAATCGCAGGATTCCTCGAAGCAGCGCGTACCCGCTTAACACCGTATAACGTCTTTGTCTCTGCCGATATTTTCGGTTACGTCAGCTGGCATGATGCCGACATCGACATCGGTCAACGCGTTGATGCCCTCGCTCCGTTCGTCGATTATCTCTCACCGATGCTTTATCCATCAGGATTTAACGCAGGAATCCCAGGTTATCCGAATCCTGTAAAAGCAAACTATGAGATTGTCAAAAATTCGCTCGATAAAGCATTAACAAAATCGGCAAACTCGCCATTGTGTTATCGACCTTGGCTCCAAGCGTTTAAAGACTACGCTTTTGATCGCCGTATCTACGGAGATAAAGAGATTCGTGACCAAATCCGCGCAAGTGAAGATTTCGGAAGCTGTGGATGGATTTTATGGAATCCTCGTAACGTTTATACTGGTGCGGGACTCATAAAACTGCAACGAACAGCTGAGAAAATTATCGAAAAACCTGCATCCTAA
- a CDS encoding DEAD/DEAH box helicase → MSFTTLGLSPHLLDTLNEIGYTEPTPIQKEVIPIVLRGRDILGAAQTGTGKTAAFALPILHKLISASDTKQSSARALVIVPTRELASQVASAIETYAQGLEITTIALYGGANMARQAKELGEGVDIIVATPGRLIELNKQGHIPLSRIEFLVFDEADTIFDMGFIREVGQIIDLLPLNRQNMLFSATMTPAVKQLSEKILKKPLLIEIDNLKAADMTLRQVVHPVEKERKKELLSFLIGSNNYPQVLVFTRTKVEADEVSADLAASGLKNVVIHGDKKHGARDRALSEFREGSARILVATDIAARGLDIEGLDVVINYDIPHISTDYLHRIGRTGRAGNDGLAITLLSSQEHISWSKIIAMLGKNVETILVPGFEPPADNALVKTRGKSLSKDAEKKGKTEGAFGNKRKKAPVQSKFATKRGPRIARDELPAKSDSSARSSAFGNAKKPSPKKSGGRGR, encoded by the coding sequence ATGTCATTTACGACTTTAGGGCTTAGCCCGCACCTTCTCGACACCCTAAATGAGATCGGATATACCGAACCGACACCGATCCAAAAAGAGGTGATTCCGATTGTATTACGAGGACGCGATATTCTCGGAGCGGCACAAACGGGGACAGGAAAAACGGCAGCGTTCGCCCTCCCGATACTCCATAAACTCATCAGTGCTAGTGATACAAAACAAAGCAGTGCCAGAGCATTGGTAATCGTCCCTACGAGAGAACTCGCCTCCCAAGTCGCCTCCGCGATTGAAACCTATGCGCAAGGGTTGGAGATTACAACAATTGCCCTCTATGGCGGAGCCAATATGGCACGTCAAGCCAAAGAGCTAGGGGAGGGGGTTGATATTATCGTTGCTACTCCGGGTCGTCTTATTGAGCTGAACAAACAAGGGCATATTCCGTTGTCTCGTATCGAGTTTTTGGTGTTTGATGAAGCCGATACCATTTTCGATATGGGCTTTATCCGCGAAGTGGGACAGATTATCGATCTTCTCCCCCTTAACCGTCAAAACATGCTTTTTTCAGCGACGATGACCCCTGCGGTGAAACAGTTGAGTGAAAAGATTCTTAAAAAACCGTTGTTAATCGAAATCGACAACCTCAAAGCTGCCGATATGACACTGCGTCAAGTGGTTCATCCAGTCGAAAAAGAGCGTAAAAAAGAGCTGTTGTCGTTTCTCATCGGTTCCAACAACTATCCTCAAGTCCTCGTCTTTACCCGTACCAAAGTTGAAGCCGATGAGGTAAGTGCCGATTTAGCGGCAAGTGGACTTAAAAACGTCGTCATCCACGGCGATAAAAAACACGGAGCGCGTGATCGTGCCCTCAGTGAGTTTAGAGAAGGGTCCGCCCGTATCCTCGTCGCTACCGATATCGCCGCACGAGGACTAGATATCGAGGGGCTAGACGTCGTTATCAATTACGATATCCCCCATATCAGTACCGATTATCTCCACCGTATCGGACGGACGGGTCGTGCAGGGAATGACGGACTCGCCATCACCCTTCTCTCCTCACAAGAGCATATCTCGTGGTCAAAAATTATCGCGATGCTCGGTAAAAACGTTGAGACTATTTTAGTTCCCGGATTCGAACCGCCAGCTGATAACGCACTCGTTAAAACACGAGGAAAAAGCCTCTCTAAAGATGCAGAGAAAAAGGGTAAAACAGAAGGTGCGTTCGGAAACAAACGTAAAAAAGCTCCCGTTCAGTCAAAATTTGCCACTAAACGTGGTCCTCGCATTGCGCGTGACGAACTTCCAGCTAAAAGCGACTCTTCAGCCAGAAGCAGTGCCTTCGGCAATGCTAAAAAACCTTCTCCTAAAAAATCGGGTGGACGGGGGAGATAA
- the arfB gene encoding alternative ribosome rescue aminoacyl-tRNA hydrolase ArfB, producing MSHTVSIQDSEIEITAIRSQGAGGQNVNKVSTAIHLRFDINSSSLPDFYKERLLEITDHRITKEGIINIKSQESRSQEENKEAALERLKELIKSVTIVQKKRKPTKPTRNSQKRRMDSKTKHGNIKKMRGKVDKGEG from the coding sequence ATCTCCCACACCGTTAGTATCCAAGACTCTGAAATCGAGATAACCGCTATCCGCTCCCAAGGAGCTGGCGGGCAAAATGTCAATAAAGTCTCCACCGCGATCCACCTCCGTTTCGACATCAACTCCTCATCACTCCCTGATTTTTACAAAGAACGGCTCCTAGAGATCACCGATCACCGTATCACCAAAGAGGGTATCATCAACATCAAATCCCAAGAGTCACGCTCTCAAGAAGAGAATAAAGAAGCGGCATTGGAGCGGCTCAAGGAGCTTATCAAAAGCGTCACTATTGTTCAAAAAAAGCGTAAACCGACCAAACCGACTCGTAACTCACAGAAACGTCGGATGGACAGTAAGACGAAGCATGGGAATATTAAGAAGATGCGTGGGAAAGTTGATAAGGGGGAGGGGTAA
- a CDS encoding TetR/AcrR family transcriptional regulator — protein MTKPKKITTKERIKRAAIELFNAYDSLSITTNHIAKAAGMSAGNLYYHYRNKEEIIREIYSDISQQMELSKSFEKMVSSDNPLRVLDESQEHFGDLFWEYRFFMRDAPVLMALDSELKKVFVANQEKRIIQITGLIRFLISEEILENIAKEDIPLRAKLYWFVTAYWQVFASMDGEVSRESIRETKETMFKIHIAPFLSEKGRGMIGGLEVINSI, from the coding sequence ATGACAAAACCAAAAAAGATAACGACAAAAGAGCGGATTAAAAGGGCGGCAATAGAGCTGTTTAATGCCTATGACTCACTCTCTATCACGACCAACCATATCGCTAAAGCAGCGGGAATGTCTGCTGGAAATCTCTACTACCATTACCGTAATAAAGAGGAGATTATCCGAGAAATTTATTCGGATATATCACAGCAAATGGAATTATCAAAAAGTTTTGAAAAAATGGTTAGTTCCGATAACCCTTTGAGGGTATTGGATGAATCGCAAGAGCATTTTGGCGATCTGTTTTGGGAATACCGATTTTTTATGCGGGATGCTCCTGTGTTGATGGCTCTCGATAGTGAGTTAAAAAAGGTGTTCGTTGCTAATCAAGAGAAACGGATTATTCAGATAACAGGGCTAATTCGATTTCTTATCAGCGAAGAGATTTTAGAAAACATCGCTAAAGAGGATATTCCTCTGCGTGCTAAGCTCTATTGGTTCGTTACGGCATACTGGCAAGTGTTTGCCTCGATGGATGGTGAAGTGAGCCGTGAGTCGATACGGGAGACAAAAGAGACAATGTTTAAAATCCATATTGCCCCGTTTTTATCGGAGAAAGGGCGGGGGATGATTGGTGGATTGGAAGTCATCAACTCCATTTAG
- a CDS encoding LemA family protein has protein sequence MKAIGGILAAVIIGAIVMMFAGHMNSVPTLDESAKASWAQVQNQYQRRADLIPNIVATVKGYASHEKEVLVGVTEARAKVGQMNITPAVLNDPKAFAAFDKAQGELSSALSRLMVVSERYPELKADKNFMALQVQLEGTENRITVARRDYIQRVQVYNLELRTVPGRWVAAILYPDATVKETFSAEPQSQKAPTVAF, from the coding sequence ATGAAAGCAATAGGCGGAATTTTAGCGGCAGTTATCATTGGAGCAATCGTGATGATGTTCGCGGGGCATATGAACAGTGTCCCAACATTGGATGAGTCGGCAAAAGCCTCATGGGCGCAGGTACAAAACCAGTATCAACGTCGTGCCGATTTGATTCCGAATATTGTCGCTACGGTCAAAGGGTACGCCTCACATGAAAAAGAGGTTCTCGTCGGTGTTACTGAAGCGCGTGCCAAAGTGGGACAAATGAACATCACTCCGGCCGTTTTGAATGACCCTAAAGCATTTGCTGCGTTTGATAAGGCTCAGGGGGAACTTAGCAGTGCACTCTCACGGCTGATGGTGGTAAGTGAGCGTTATCCAGAGCTAAAAGCCGATAAAAATTTTATGGCGTTGCAGGTGCAGTTGGAGGGGACGGAAAATCGTATCACCGTTGCCCGTCGTGATTACATCCAGAGAGTACAAGTCTACAATCTTGAACTTCGTACGGTTCCGGGGCGTTGGGTAGCCGCAATCCTCTATCCCGATGCAACGGTAAAAGAGACCTTTAGCGCAGAGCCTCAGAGTCAAAAAGCACCAACCGTAGCGTTTTAA
- a CDS encoding TPM domain-containing protein: MFRLLILSLVFIGVYAFAEPKFPELTGRVVDEAGLLSKAQEQSLADMSGTIERDSTVQVVVVTLKSLDGYDIAEYGYQLARYWKVGQRDEDNGILIMIAPKDRKVRIEIGYGLEAFITDAEAYEMIQSKMLPRFKEKDVYSGIRDTIDAIGTIVSKEYQHDYGAYKPVHMNTFYIVAIALIPFLLIVFLAGTYYFSKQVTIAFKLVVSVIIGGIAGFLVWAFSHIIIISGIVALIVAIIAYYSDKNTDYGSLITDLGDSAGNIGSGDSFEIFSGGGGDFGGAGASADIGSVLDGLGSL; the protein is encoded by the coding sequence ATGTTTCGGTTACTCATTTTATCCCTAGTTTTTATAGGGGTTTATGCTTTTGCGGAGCCGAAGTTTCCTGAACTCACGGGTCGGGTTGTCGATGAAGCGGGACTGCTTTCCAAAGCACAGGAACAGTCTCTCGCCGATATGTCGGGGACGATTGAACGTGACAGCACCGTACAGGTGGTGGTCGTTACTCTCAAATCACTCGATGGGTATGATATCGCTGAGTATGGCTATCAACTCGCCCGTTATTGGAAAGTGGGGCAGAGAGACGAAGACAACGGTATTTTAATCATGATTGCTCCGAAAGATCGAAAAGTACGGATTGAAATCGGTTATGGGTTGGAAGCGTTTATCACCGATGCCGAAGCGTATGAGATGATCCAATCAAAAATGCTCCCCCGTTTTAAAGAGAAAGATGTTTACAGCGGGATACGTGACACTATCGATGCCATCGGGACGATTGTTTCAAAAGAGTATCAGCATGATTACGGTGCTTATAAACCTGTACACATGAATACTTTTTATATTGTTGCTATTGCTTTGATTCCGTTTTTACTGATAGTATTTTTGGCGGGAACGTATTATTTTTCAAAACAAGTAACCATTGCTTTTAAATTGGTTGTTTCTGTCATTATTGGTGGAATAGCCGGATTCTTGGTATGGGCGTTTAGTCATATCATTATTATCAGTGGTATTGTTGCTCTGATTGTTGCGATAATTGCCTATTATTCCGATAAAAATACCGATTATGGGTCACTTATTACTGATTTAGGGGATAGTGCTGGCAATATAGGAAGCGGAGATTCCTTCGAGATATTTAGCGGTGGCGGTGGCGATTTCGGCGGAGCGGGTGCGAGTGCCGACATCGGAAGTGTATTGGATGGATTGGGGAGCTTATGA
- a CDS encoding TPM domain-containing protein, translating to MKQLNETLKNQIKEAIQNAEKNSSCEFVAIITQKSSDYGIYPFFVSALSALLIPHLMLWLTDWLTLGDIFRLQIVLFIVLLIVTRLPLISKQLVPNVVMRRQATLVAQESFRKFGLYRTTERRAILFFVSIDEGYVEILTDIGIDAKISSEKWQPILEKFRHRLHTKSVGEGYLEAIKECAEILACEFPAEEGDIDELPNELIVETSN from the coding sequence ATGAAACAGTTGAATGAAACGTTAAAAAATCAGATCAAAGAGGCAATTCAAAACGCCGAGAAAAACAGTTCTTGCGAATTTGTCGCGATTATTACCCAAAAAAGTAGCGATTATGGGATATATCCTTTTTTCGTATCGGCGTTGAGTGCGTTGTTGATTCCTCATTTGATGCTGTGGCTCACTGATTGGCTCACATTGGGGGATATTTTTCGCTTACAGATAGTGTTATTTATTGTATTGCTGATCGTAACCCGTTTGCCCCTCATCTCCAAACAGTTAGTGCCAAATGTCGTGATGCGACGGCAAGCAACGCTCGTAGCGCAGGAGAGTTTTCGTAAATTCGGTTTGTATCGTACCACGGAACGGCGCGCTATTTTGTTTTTTGTCTCAATCGATGAGGGGTATGTCGAGATACTCACCGATATCGGGATCGATGCGAAAATCTCTTCTGAGAAATGGCAACCGATTTTAGAAAAATTTCGTCATCGTTTGCATACGAAAAGTGTTGGGGAAGGGTACCTTGAAGCTATAAAAGAGTGCGCTGAAATTTTAGCATGCGAATTCCCCGCCGAAGAGGGAGATATTGACGAGTTGCCGAACGAGTTGATCGTAGAAACTTCTAATTAA
- the recQ gene encoding DNA helicase RecQ: MSVSEKYKVLKHTFGFSDFREMQEEAVDAILSGRDLAMLLPTGGGKSLCYQLPTLLMEGITIVVSPLIALMHDQVIALKELGIEAEMISSSQSSQEQQEAFTKAKNGILKLLYIAPERLANGSFLSWLTTLDINFFVIDEAHCISEWGHEFRDDYRRLGELRSSFAHTPIAAFTATATQKVREDILSQLRLHEPLILRAPVLRKNITISVRERDSGWRNDLMNILKEHEGESGIVYAFSRKETEELAEFLSKKGIKCLAYHAGMSGSLRHDTHQSFLNDETQIIVATVAFGMGIDKGDIRFVIHTSLPKTIENYYQEIGRAGRDGIDSEAVLFYSGADFHNKKRLIDEGSDPQYREMILAKLRSSMDYATAEECRHRLIASYFSDNVEACGDRCDNCKDSDRPKTDITVPSQKFLSCLYKTGERFGATYISEVLCGDEKEKILSNAHDKLSVFGIGKELSKSTWSTIAKRLIELGAIEPDEYKALKLTASGADILKGKQSVQIRQERLTPKKSSVKIKTDNLNAPKYFEDFKALRASIAKEHHIPAYIVFGDKTLYYLAEQLPTTKGEMLNISGIGEVKFERYGELFLKLSRELSAKERD, translated from the coding sequence TTGAGCGTTAGCGAAAAATACAAAGTCCTCAAACATACCTTTGGTTTCTCCGATTTCAGAGAGATGCAAGAAGAGGCGGTGGATGCAATCCTAAGTGGACGTGATTTGGCGATGTTACTCCCTACCGGAGGAGGGAAATCACTCTGCTATCAGCTCCCTACCCTCCTGATGGAAGGAATCACAATTGTCGTCTCTCCCCTCATCGCCCTCATGCACGATCAGGTAATTGCTCTCAAAGAGCTTGGGATCGAAGCCGAAATGATCTCCTCTTCACAATCGTCGCAGGAACAGCAAGAGGCATTTACCAAAGCTAAAAACGGTATTTTAAAACTCCTCTACATTGCTCCCGAACGCCTTGCAAACGGCTCATTTCTCTCATGGCTCACAACGCTGGATATCAATTTTTTCGTCATTGACGAGGCACACTGTATCAGTGAATGGGGGCATGAGTTCCGCGACGATTACCGACGTTTGGGCGAGTTACGCTCCTCATTCGCTCATACCCCTATCGCCGCCTTCACCGCCACCGCTACCCAAAAAGTACGTGAAGATATCCTCTCCCAGCTAAGACTACATGAACCTCTGATTCTCCGCGCTCCCGTACTGCGTAAAAACATCACGATTAGCGTTCGCGAACGAGATAGCGGATGGCGCAATGATTTGATGAATATTTTAAAAGAGCATGAGGGAGAGAGCGGGATTGTTTATGCCTTCTCACGAAAAGAGACCGAAGAACTCGCAGAATTTCTCTCTAAAAAAGGGATTAAATGTTTAGCCTATCATGCGGGGATGAGCGGTTCTTTGCGACACGATACCCATCAATCGTTTCTAAACGACGAGACTCAAATCATCGTCGCCACCGTCGCTTTCGGAATGGGGATAGACAAAGGGGATATTCGGTTCGTAATACACACTTCATTACCCAAAACCATCGAGAACTACTATCAGGAGATTGGACGTGCGGGGCGTGATGGGATCGACTCCGAAGCGGTACTCTTTTATTCGGGGGCTGATTTTCACAATAAAAAAAGACTCATCGACGAGGGAAGCGACCCCCAATATCGTGAAATGATCCTCGCTAAACTCCGTTCATCCATGGATTACGCTACTGCCGAAGAGTGCCGTCATCGACTGATAGCCTCTTATTTCAGCGACAACGTAGAAGCATGTGGTGATCGATGCGATAATTGCAAAGACTCAGACCGTCCAAAAACCGACATCACCGTCCCCTCCCAAAAATTCCTCTCCTGTCTCTATAAAACAGGAGAACGTTTCGGTGCCACTTATATCTCAGAAGTGCTTTGCGGAGATGAAAAAGAGAAAATCCTCTCTAATGCCCATGACAAGTTAAGCGTTTTCGGGATCGGAAAAGAGCTGAGCAAGAGCACATGGAGCACCATCGCCAAAAGGCTTATCGAACTCGGAGCCATCGAACCCGACGAATACAAAGCGTTAAAACTCACCGCGAGCGGTGCGGATATCCTAAAAGGTAAACAGAGCGTCCAAATCCGTCAAGAGCGCCTCACCCCTAAAAAATCCTCTGTAAAAATTAAAACGGATAATCTAAACGCACCAAAATATTTTGAAGATTTCAAAGCTCTCCGCGCTAGCATAGCCAAAGAGCACCATATCCCCGCCTACATCGTATTCGGAGACAAAACCCTCTACTACCTCGCCGAACAACTGCCAACTACCAAAGGGGAAATGCTAAATATCAGCGGTATCGGGGAGGTGAAATTTGAACGCTATGGTGAGCTGTTTTTAAAATTATCGCGAGAATTGAGTGCTAAAGAGAGGGATTGA
- a CDS encoding alpha/beta hydrolase, giving the protein MQYFRYFFIVLMMSATVEGGIIRDWIDARSLQKELQSKKLTDISYGSDKKQRLDVYLPSYSKNAPVIVMVHGGAWKTGDKKSDNVVQNKMNRWVSKGAIFVSLNYRLIPNASPTQQAEDVATALAYVQTHAA; this is encoded by the coding sequence ATGCAATATTTTAGATATTTTTTCATTGTTTTAATGATGTCAGCTACAGTTGAAGGTGGGATAATTCGTGATTGGATAGATGCAAGATCTCTACAAAAAGAGTTACAGAGTAAAAAATTAACAGATATCTCTTACGGTTCAGACAAAAAACAGCGTCTTGATGTCTATCTTCCCTCATATTCTAAAAATGCTCCGGTAATCGTAATGGTACACGGTGGTGCATGGAAAACAGGAGATAAAAAGTCGGATAACGTTGTACAAAACAAAATGAACCGATGGGTATCCAAAGGGGCGATTTTTGTATCACTCAATTACCGATTAATCCCAAATGCATCTCCAACTCAGCAAGCTGAAGATGTGGCAACGGCACTAGCGTATGTGCAGACTCATGCCGCATAA